The Juglans regia cultivar Chandler chromosome 11, Walnut 2.0, whole genome shotgun sequence genome contains the following window.
TGTTTGTAGAAAAGAGTCGTCATGCCATCTGGCCTAGTGCTTTGTGGCTTGGGATTTATTTTAGAGTTCTTAAAATATCTTCTTCACTTGGTATCGCATTAAGCAATTCATTGTCATGATCCGAAATTTGCTTATCAAAAAGATTTTCAAGCTGCTCTGGAATTTGTGGGTTGGAAGAGGTATATattgatttgaaataatttgtaaatgaagATTTGATAATGAGAGGGTCCATTGTTCAGTTACCTGGTCCCAATTTGATGAAATTGATGGCACTTCTTCTCCTTCGAATTGTTGTTGTGAGATGATAAAACTTTGTGTTGAGATCCGTGGAGGTGAGATAGGTGATCCATGTTGTAAGgctctttctttttcctgatTGTAAGGTGTCATTTGGCAGCTTTGAATTTCAAGCTACTCTTTCTAGTTCTTCTATATTCTGCTGGATACACCCAAAGTGTGTTTTATTCCATCGTTTGAGTGTTTCTTTggttgctttgatttttttgcaGAGAATATAGGCCGGATTGCCTTGATATCTTGTGTCTCAtgcttcttttattatttgatgGCTAAGCAGTTCTCTAatccaaaattcttcaaatttgaaagatgagGAGGCTTGACAATGGTTTGTCGTGGTGTGCAGCAAAAATGGATGATGATCTGATGCTGATAAGGCTAATTGTTGCAGCTTTGCATCTGAGAAGAACAACCTCCATTCTTGATTTGCTATTACTCGATCTAGTCGTTCTCTTATAAGGGCATTCCCATATCTGTTATTTGACCATGTGAATTTAGGACCCCTGAAGCCAATGTCAATGAGGTCGTTTCTGTCCATCAAAGCTTTAAGACCTTTGCTTTGATTGATGTTAGTTGGGCGCCCACCTTACTTCTCAGACTGATCAATGAAATCATTGAAATCGCCCATGCAAAGGGCCTGGAAATGCTTGGTATATTGAGTCCAGATGTTtccaaaaaaattctttatagTTCCATTGGGCTGGTGCATATACATAAGTAATTAATCAAGGTTGATGAGGATGATCCGAATAGACTAAAACTGAaattgcatttatattaatttgtacaaGTTCCAATTCTACACCTGGACGCCACAAAAGTAAGAGacccattttttttacaagctgctagaaaataaacaaaatgttgGAAACCTACAATAGATATGGTGCGTTCATCCGTCACCAAGATTTTCGAAAAAAAGAATACGACTGGGTTATAGGTCCTAATATTAGCCCTTAAGTTTCTGATTGCCTTGGGTCGAGCTTGTCCCCGACGATTCCAAGCCAGTGTCTTCATTCTGCTGGGGGAGGCATTTTGGAGCTTGCCTCATTAGCTTGCTTGGACTTTCCAGGAGGAGGTGGTGATGGTCTGTCATAAGGGGATATTCTAgctttttctttgaatttcttttctttccccttGAAGCCTGATTACATTTCTAGCAACGTGAGAGCCAGTGTTGACTCTTCCATTTGCAGTGCATTGGCTGATAATTCATCAGTTGTTTACTTCTCTATTTTTACCAAGCATTATGATTTTCTCTTGGGGGTTGTGCAGAGTCTGCATTCATTGATCTTTTGGATGGAAGGTGGGTTGATTGGGGTGTCAAGGGCTGATTGGGTGTAGCGATGAGTAAAGGTGTCGTGGCTGTGATGGAGTTGAGTAACGCCTGTGATGGATTGGCTATAATGGATTCAGGCATTGGCTGTGGTGATTTTTTATTGTGGTCCGGGTTGGTGCAATGTGGTGGGCTTTTGGTGGCCTTGTTGTCTTCTTTAGGTTCAGTTGAATGGGTGACCGTGTATGTGGCTACGATCTGGGCTACTTTGGGATTTTGTGGCATTTTCTTGTCTTGGGCTTTGGACATTCCGATGGACTCAATCTGTGTAATGGTTTGGTTGGGCTTTGTGGAGGATTGACTGAATTTTGGTGAATGGTCAGCTTGACTTTTTGGGATTTTATTGGGTGGGCTTTGTGAGCAGATGTCTACGGGCTTggtagagaaaatatttttctcttgctTTTCTATTAAAATGGGGGAGTGAGATATGGGCTCACCTAGTTGGGCTGACAAGTTTGAGGCCCCATGCTTGACCAACTGCTTTTTATAGCTCTTTATTGTCGAATAAATTTGTCTCCACTATACCTTCTAGGGTGTGTGTGTTCTAGCCAACAGAAAAGTGATTTGTAGCGTGACTCCTGCAATCTTCTGCATTTTCACTGTTATTCATTTTGCTAATTTTACTTCTGATCCCGCTGAGAAAAGTGATAGTTGGTTGCGGGTTGGAGTAAATTGATTAAAGGCAGCAATTGGctctacagtgaaaatatttatttttgttggtggGAAATTGAATGTACTTGTTTCACTATAGCTGAACAGTGGTGGAGAGTTGGGAGGTGTCACTCGAATTGAACTTTCTCCATGTTGCTGGGTGATCGGCGCTGGTAGAAAAAATAGCAGGAGTTCTGGGTTCTTCTCTGCAAGTGGGCTTCATTCTCCTTAGGTGAGCATGTTTTGGTTGAAAAATGCAATCTAATAGCTTCCCTGATGTTGtgcatttgagagttagacttCTTGAATTGCTTTTCCTTTGTTGTCTGTTGTGAGTCATGGTTGGTTGTGGTGCACTATCCGAATATTTTGTATCTATATCATGCCTTCCTTCTGTTTGTGGAATGCCTGGAAGAAATTTCCATTGTTGTATTCGGCTCTTAGTCAGGGCCCGTAGTTAAGCTTTTCTGGGATTGATTTCAGGTAGTTGCAGAATATTTGGGAATGACCCAGCCTTCCACATGCATAGCAAAAATCTGATAGGCGTTCATATTTTATGGAAACCATATTTCATGATTCTCATACCTTGGCATTGCAAAACCTTGTTGTAGAGGCTTAGTGatatcaatttcaattttcatcctGATGAATTTTCTGTATGTTATCCCATAGACTGGATCTTCCTCCACTTTAATCAAGTTGCCTAAAGCTTTCCCAATGTTGGTTGCATTTCTCAGTGTCATATGGTCAAGGGGTAGTCCGTGTATCTGCACATTGAATAGTGTTTGTTTTAGGTTGATTTCTTGTAGAGTCGCTCCTGGGGGCCATGGTTTGAGGATGAGAAAATGTCTTTTGAAGTTCCATGGAGCTTGATTCAGGACTCTTAGCTTATCTTGTGGGGATCGGAATGTAAATATGAACATATTTGTTTCAAGATCCTCTATCAGAAGTTTTTGGATGAAATTCTATGTTGCTTTGATACTGGAGAGGATTGTTAATTTGTTGAAAGGCCTGTCTGCATCCAATCTTCCTACTAGAATTGTGTCTGATATGACTTTTGTTGTTTCTGGTGCAGGTTATAGATTTAAGTCTTGCCAAGAGAGAGCTTCAATTTGTGTGATGAGTGAGTCTAGATACATTCGATGCTTCTCCAGTTGGTGTTATTTTCTATGTTTGGTTCTCAGGTTTCGGTTTATGAGGGAAGGTTGGTTGTTTTTGCTGGTTGGAAGGAGAATTAACACAACAATTCCTTTAGGTACAGAAATTTTCGTAGACCAACCTGCGCACGAAGCTGACATGACGGAATGTTCCATCATGTCAGtgctttttttattaaaaaacaaatagagaaaaatatgaaaatatgaaaaagaaaaaaaaagactcgGTTGTTTCTCTATTCCATTGCAAACTCAGATCCATTTTTCACCTTCCTTTGTCTCCCCACCCCAAATCCTACTTCACACCTCATTATAAGGGATGTACTATGTTTGTAAGATTGTGATTCTTAATATAGTACTACTATCATTAGCCTCTCGTCAGGTCACATGCTTCATTTTTGTATAAGGGATAATTGGTTGAGAGATCGGTAGGAGAATTTAATGGGCATATCACCCATTGTAGAGAAGTGGGAGATGTTAGTAAATGGGTGACACACATGACCCATTTAGTGTCCACGTGGATGAGGAAGTTACAAGAAGTTAATTAACAACCCAAGCGTTCagaaaactctttaaataaaattcttacatACTTTAGTTTTGGGTATGGAAAAAGTGAGTGAACGTACAAAACAAAggcctctcctctctctctacaattttCTAGAGCAACCATCTTAAACTCTTGATGTTGAAGTGTGGAATCATTTTGAAAAACTCTAGTAGCCTCCTAAGTGACGTAGAGATGCAATCACATCAGTTTGATATGGGCTACAAGACAAGCAAAGATCCCGAACTTATAGAAATTCTGCTCCACGTGAAGTAATTCaaattaactttatttaacaTTGTGGATTCCTAGTTTTGTATCCAAAGGAGAATCTATAATATGCTCAGGATAAGATGAAGTATTATGTTGACAAAAAGATAACATAAAGACACTCTGAAACTGGGGGAATAGGCATACCTACGGTCGCCACCCTACAGAAAAAATTCAGTGGCCATGCATGATAGTTTGGAAGCTCTCGCCAATGTATTCAGACCCTTTCAATTTGTTCAGAAATTGGGCTCGATGGCTTACCACTTAGACCTTCCTCCTTTCTCTAAGATCCACCCAGTCTTTCATGTGTCGCTTGAAGTAGTTTGGATCTCACATCCAAGCTCTCCTGAGTTTGCCTCCGATTGACAGCCATTGGCCAGATACAACCGAAACCTTAGGTCATTGTCACTGTGGGAGGATTGTTACGAAGATGCAGAAGAGCTCAGATAAGTGGTGGTTGTACCATCGAAGGAGTAGTGAAGTGCATAAGTTGTGTTAGGGAGAAAGAAACAAGTAGGAAAAACATCTATAAATCCTATATGACGAAGTTTCATGACAAGAATAGTTGAAGACCATATGCAGCATTTTATTTATATGCTACGATGCGTTTGGAGTCACATAATGGAATTAGAATTACATTCTAGTCAGGAATTAGTACGTGTGGAGGCCAGCAGTAACAgtttttttgtgtaaatcatgcaaggaaaattcatgatttgGCTCATTTGATAAACTTGGTTTGTAGAGGTTTGGATTACCTCCAACAATCCTATTACCAATACAAGTTTTATTCTCTCAATTCTCTCCtactttctctcattttctattcTCTTTCACATAACCTAAAGCTTACCCATCAGCTTCATCTCAGACATCCGGAACAAACTTTGGGATTGAGAGACAAGGAAAAACATCACTTTCAACTATTTGCAGTAATTATTATGGATTTTATCTGGAGGCAACGAAATGATACTATCCATAACCACACCACCATATCGTCAACTGAGCCAAATTTATGAAGAGGCTCCACTCACCCTTAATATGAACCTAAAAAACAACGAACATCAGACATCTACCATGCTCTCCGGAAAAATTTCTTAAACATTCGTACGCTATAATGTTATATAGCTACTCGTAAAATTCTACTAAAAAATCACAAAGCATACACCTCACATCGTTGCATATGATATTTCCAACATAtccataaaacaaataaattcgAGTTAACAATATATAAATCCCAACAGCACAGATTCTTGTTGAGCTCTCTTAAATCATGAGACTGCAACTCTTGTGTCAGCCAGTTCAATACAACACAAAAATAGCTATCTGTAAATTGTAACAAGTTGTGGTTCAAAACAAGACAGAATTAAGCAAGACAACAAGGATATCATGCCTTattatttggaattttattGGTATATGACCTGAAACTTTCAAGTCAGCTTATGAATGGTTTTCATGTCGGCAGCTTCCTTGACAGTTCCTTTCTCAACATGATCCCACCACTTGAACAAGAAATTGTCCACGACTAGCCTGAACCAAGGGGACAGCTTCAAACCGTCCTCACCAGCATCTGCTTTCCTCAATAGCTCTTTCAATTGACCTCGATTCACATATTTGACATCGGCTACTTCATCCGGGTTTGGATTGACAGTAACGTCTTGGACAATGAAAAGGAGGTAATCAACTGCAAATACAGATTAGGAAAACAGAAGGTCAAGGTGACAAAACCCGGTAAATTTGCCAGCTATGTTGACCGGCTAGCTTAGTTACAGTTTCAAACAAGATTACGAGTGATAAGTAATGATGGTCAACTTATACGTGTTAGTTTTTCCCCAacttgtgcataaattattCCAACACTAGAATCAGCACACATGGTCGCCAAGGAATGatagagacaaaaaaaattaaaatagaacaCAGGACAAATGAGGCATAAGAGAGTAACAAGTTGAAATCATTACGTTCATGCTCCCCCCACTTGCCATCAGAAGGTGCCTTGTACAGTATGCGGCCCAGTGGGATGAACTGATCAACTGGCACATCTTCAGCAGGAATGCCCAGTTCATCCAAGAGCTTTCTTTGTGCAGCATTCCTTACACCTGGGGTGAGAAAGGATTTTAGTCAAAATGAAAGGACACAAAAGGCGCCCATTAGATATGGAGCATATACACATTACATACCAAGGACATTCTCCTGAATAAGCTCAGATTCACGGTATAATGGATGGCTGCAGCAGGTGTTCGTCCACACAAGAGGGAATGTTACCTTTGTTGCAGACCGTTGCTGTAGAGACAACAAACAGTGTAAAGCATGTCACCATCTATATTAACATTTACCATAATAAATCATGCATGCAATAACACCCACAAACTTTCAACCAATGTCCAGGCACAAGAATGTAGAAAGAAGCAAAAACAAGTGTGGAAAGACATATAACCATCACTTAGATTATGTAATGTTGCGTGAAATATCCAATTACATATCATCATAAGCACAAAGAGACTTTATGGAGATAAATGCATTTGCAAATAACAAAGCCTAAGATCAAACCAAAGTAACTAAAACAGCTATAGCCTCATATTCAAATCTCCATTTGTGAAATTTTCTGCTAGATCACACGGCAACCTCCCATTTGAAAGGGCttaagaactttttttttgggAGCTGAGAAGGCGTGGCTGTATAAAAGCCACCCTTTGTTGCCTTTCCCAACTTTTTTCTTCAGTCTTGGATACTTTCTCTTTTATCCTCTTGCACAGATATTATAAGATGCACCATGTCGGGCATAAAACAATTGCAAGGACAGGCTCATAGCCAGGTTGCACATGACAGCTTCTAGCCTCGTTCTAATCATTGAAAATCTTCAGATGCCATTCCATTCAAAGGATTTGTACACAGCCATACAAAATGCTATCATTGTTGCCACATGCttcattttttacataaattgtACACTTTAGATTCAAACTAACATTTGTACCCACACCAAATAAGCCTGAGACTTCCCTTTCAAGCTCCTGTTCTATTGCATACCTGAAGAAGTAACTCATATTTTGAGTTAAAAAGAAATACACTGAAAGCTCTATGTAGCATATTTCCGGATTGAATTTTTTCCCACAAGTGACCTGCAGATTTGTAGAAATGCAAAACAATGAATAAACCAAGCTTATTGatccaaagaaggaaaaaacaacAGATACATACACAAAGGATTCTACTAATTGTATATAACAGCagttttttaaggaaaaaacatgtaacagatggcatggGGTTGAGGGAGAAAATGACGGAGAGCAAACAAGTTTAAAAACCCATTTGGTACCCTAAAATACCATGgcgaagaaaagaaaatttgtatcATTACAACATTTAGCTTCTGTTTCCTCTCTTCATAGTTTCAACATATTGTCTCTTTAATAATCAAGGTCAATGCTTtggagagaaatatatataaggcAATCTGAAGATACAGTGGTGTCTCATTAGAATTGCATTAGCAATATGAATATCATATGTCTGGTACTAATAGTTTTCCATTTAATCAGAGactaaattcaatttaataGCCGCACAATCATCTTTTAGGACAAATATAGTAAAGAAGGTATAGTTTTGAGCATACTAGGCAAACATTTTGAGCATATATTTGACacaatacttataaaaaaaaagacacaatGTCAAAATTACACTGGTTTATTGAATACGTACTACATTATCAAACGCTATAAAGCAAAGATTTGCTAGCTCACAAATCAATCTAATCACTTCTTCAGAAATGCTGTAAATTTGTTCGCTTCCATTTCTTTTTGctaagataatttttattaatgacaaGTAAAAGAGAGACAGGCATAATAGAAGTACTCCGGAGgtataaaacaaaagaaaacacctagtaATAGATTTCCTTGCATTTTCATCGACATCTagtaaaatataaagtcattattttcttttagaagcaTCCCAGTTTACCTCCAGCCAAGGTTATCACAGGTTTGGATTTGCCACAACACAGTATTCGGAAGTTCTAAATGGATAATAGAagatttgaatagtgaaatacTTCACTTCTTTGAAGCATTAAAGAGTCTTCTTCCCCACAATGGTATCCAAACttgaggaaagaagaaaagataaaatagtaATCACTATATCAATTTAATTCGTACTCACATATTCTTTAGGAGAATTTAGTAAATTAAGTACATAACAATACTATCGCGGCATGAACCCTGAAATCCCAAAGTAAATatagagggaagaaaaaaaatgttcacaTGATATCAAATGGTGcaaatatttaaaaacctaaaagTTCCCCCCACCCCAACAATAAGGAAAGGAAGGGGTGAAAAGTACAATGAATACAAAGGAGGGGTAgcagaaaaaaaattacttacaaTTGTATTTCGTATCATGACCAACAACACGATCATTCTCATCTACCAAGATGCATCTATAGAAAGTTGGAATATGAAAACATCATCAGCTAAGCAtgcacaaaaaaaattgatgaatgaTAAGAGTACACATGAAGCTTGAATATTTAAGAGAAGGGAAGAGGAAGGCAGCTCCAGTTGTGCTTAAAACatcttcataaaataatattgaatatgatatgaaagttaaaaagacAAATCTGAGCAACAAACTACTATATAAACCAACAGCGAAAAACAAACTTGTACAATCAACAGTTCACTCTAGTGTAATAATTTTCATGCACAATTCATACTTTGTTCTACGCATCAATTTTTTACCCCATCCCATCTTACTTAGAAGCATTAACATAAGTCACGTATATTGAATTCAACTATAGATCCTCAGTAGCAGCAAAAAACGCAAAGAAACAATACTAGCAGGGTGATCATGCATGGTGTGTCATACTTTCTCCTTTTGCATTAGAGTCATAATGCACTCCAATCTAtgtattagtttattatttacaataaaatcaACTAACATTCAGATAACCAATTAATGGAAGTAAAATTTGCATGCTagtgaaggggaaaaaaacacaattcctcaattgagaaaaaaaaatacaattccAAGAGACCAAGAGACATTCATAATCTAGCTCTCCAGCTACAATATAGCACATAACCACTCCATCTAAGGAACAAATTCTGTTTAAGTCGACACTGCCATAATAGCTTCACCACTGCCATACACACTGTCACTATGAAAACCTCTACCCAGGCTACCACATTCCTCAGCACTCAGCCTGCTTTTAAGCTCTTATCCTTTGACATGCCCTAATGCTGAGAGGCAGATTAAGAAAGTCAAAAACTGGGCAAGCCAATTTTGAACCTTACCAACACCATCTGGCCTATGTTCAGTTAGGTACACCAACAGAATTAGTTTTCAACATAATGTTCAGGATCCATCAGAAATGCTAATCTAAATCCAGAAAGGCTTTAGCCCAACAATACTGGCCAGCCTGTACAAGAAAAAGTATACACATAGCTCACCCAGTTTATGAATTCCCAAAAcaaagcttttaaaaaaacagCTAAAAGTGGATTAAGACATTAGTCTGAAACCCACAGCACAAAAAAAAAGgctgagatattttttaatctattttaattgAAACAGTAAGGACTAGAAATATGTAGCCATAGATCTCCATAATATGCATTGAACCTATAcaattgcatgaacatttaacTATTATCATCCTAAAGTCTCTCAGCCATGCAACAAAACCTTTGACAACAGTTGTTTCAATCAGTTTGTTGTAGTAATTTTTTATTCCTGTAATAAACCCAATTAAATTGAAACCGTAAATCAAGTGCTAGAAAAAGTGAGCTGAAAAGTAAAACTACCATGAGAAATCAGGAGAAGTAAATTATCCTTGTATCTTTTTATTGagctaaaaatgaaaataaattttgaattgtgtatgtatttatgtataagTACGGTGTCTATATGTTTGTGAGCATTCAATGTTTCGCTGTACCTAGTTATGGATGATTTATGTATGCACATGTAATTATGTGTGTGCGTCTGTATCCATGCGTGCAAGCGTATAAATAGACAGCAAATCTGGaatgaattaatttttgaaCCGTAGGTAGAGAGAACAGAATTTCAATGAAAATGACAAGAATTGGTTCCAAGCATCCCCCACAGCAACCGAAATTACGTTTGGTAGtcaggaaaaataaaacataaatcttaGCTAAAAAcccaaactaaaaaaaaaaaaaactcttccaGTCAGCTGACC
Protein-coding sequences here:
- the LOC108984042 gene encoding isopentenyl-diphosphate Delta-isomerase I, whose protein sequence is MGDAPDAGMDAVQRRLMFEDECILVDENDRVVGHDTKYNCHLWEKIQSGNMLHRAFSVFLFNSKYELLLQQRSATKVTFPLVWTNTCCSHPLYRESELIQENVLGVRNAAQRKLLDELGIPAEDVPVDQFIPLGRILYKAPSDGKWGEHELDYLLFIVQDVTVNPNPDEVADVKYVNRGQLKELLRKADAGEDGLKLSPWFRLVVDNFLFKWWDHVEKGTVKEAADMKTIHKLT